The proteins below are encoded in one region of Pseudomonadota bacterium:
- a CDS encoding MoaD/ThiS family protein, translated as MNRPLHKSFSVNVKLFGTLRNYVPEYDHSKGIAIILEEGQTIRDLLNVLGIPENEAHVFFVRGLSKRLTDTLQESDEVSIFVQVSGG; from the coding sequence ATGAATAGGCCGTTGCATAAATCATTTTCGGTGAATGTGAAACTATTCGGGACACTCAGAAATTATGTACCCGAATACGATCACAGCAAAGGCATAGCAATAATTTTGGAAGAAGGACAGACAATCAGGGACCTGCTGAATGTACTCGGCATACCCGAAAATGAGGCGCATGTTTTCTTTGTGAGAGGTTTATCAAAAAGACTCACAGATACGCTTCAAGAGTCCGATGAGGTCAGCATCTTCGTTCAGGTATCGGGTGGGTAG
- a CDS encoding aldehyde ferredoxin oxidoreductase, giving the protein MKNILRVNMSEVKTFMQGIPTEYMGLAGRGLTSTIVAREVPPTCEPLGSHNKLVIAPGAFAGTNAPNSGRLSIGVKSPLTGGIKESNVGGTAAYRLGRLGVGAIIVEGFPEKGKLYVLRVTKSGGELIAADEYRSMRNYELAEKLQEKYGKKIAVLSIGPVGEMRLPVSTIASTDTSGFPCRHAGRGGTGAVMGSKGLKAIVIDDEGGESAFVANPERFKEGMKVFVKAIQDHPETGQNLKLYGTNGIASLLNVAGAYPTRNFSAGTFEGIDKVNGEYMYELITKRGGKPSHAGCSMCIIQCSNVYVDEKGDYITSALEYETIGLFGANCGISDLDIIARADRLCDDCGMDTMEMGGTIGVAMEADVKAFGDGNGLLELLEEVGKGTPLGRILGSGAWSTGRAFGARRVPVVKKQSISMYEPRGIHGMGVTYATTPMGADHTAGWVLNFNLEVMGGTLDPHKPDGQVDISKQIQVVTAAMDCTGLCMFVNMVVGGTPEGGQGFLEMMSGLYGADLTLDDAIKLGIQVIKTERDFNKAAGLTNLDDRLPEFMKEEKLPPHNVTFTVPDEELDRMWGDL; this is encoded by the coding sequence ATGAAAAATATTTTGCGTGTAAACATGTCGGAAGTAAAAACTTTTATGCAGGGAATTCCAACAGAATATATGGGTTTAGCTGGCAGAGGCCTTACATCCACGATTGTTGCAAGGGAAGTTCCACCGACCTGCGAGCCCCTGGGAAGTCACAATAAACTGGTAATAGCCCCGGGTGCATTTGCCGGAACGAATGCGCCGAATTCAGGAAGACTTTCAATCGGGGTAAAGAGTCCTCTAACCGGCGGGATTAAGGAGAGTAACGTTGGCGGTACGGCTGCATATCGGCTGGGCAGGCTCGGTGTAGGCGCTATAATAGTCGAGGGGTTTCCTGAAAAAGGCAAGCTCTATGTTCTCCGTGTGACAAAGAGCGGTGGTGAGCTGATTGCCGCAGATGAATACCGCTCCATGCGAAACTATGAACTTGCCGAGAAGCTTCAAGAAAAGTATGGGAAGAAAATAGCCGTTCTTTCAATTGGCCCTGTCGGTGAAATGAGACTTCCTGTTTCTACTATTGCCAGCACGGACACTTCCGGATTTCCATGCAGGCATGCAGGACGGGGAGGAACAGGCGCTGTAATGGGGTCGAAGGGTCTCAAGGCAATTGTTATTGATGATGAGGGCGGCGAAAGCGCTTTTGTGGCTAACCCTGAAAGATTCAAAGAAGGAATGAAGGTTTTTGTAAAGGCGATTCAGGATCACCCTGAAACAGGCCAGAATCTGAAACTATATGGTACAAATGGTATTGCCAGCCTCCTTAACGTTGCAGGTGCATATCCCACAAGAAACTTTAGCGCAGGGACATTCGAAGGGATAGATAAGGTGAACGGTGAATACATGTATGAATTGATAACCAAACGAGGCGGGAAACCGTCTCATGCCGGGTGCTCGATGTGTATTATACAGTGTTCCAATGTGTATGTTGATGAAAAAGGAGACTACATAACATCTGCCCTTGAATATGAAACAATTGGTCTTTTTGGTGCAAATTGCGGTATTTCAGACCTCGACATCATTGCGAGGGCAGACAGGCTTTGCGATGACTGCGGTATGGATACAATGGAAATGGGCGGAACAATAGGTGTTGCTATGGAAGCAGATGTGAAAGCTTTTGGTGACGGAAATGGGCTGTTGGAACTTCTGGAAGAAGTGGGCAAGGGCACACCACTGGGGAGAATCCTGGGTTCAGGCGCCTGGTCCACAGGAAGGGCATTTGGCGCAAGACGGGTACCGGTAGTAAAGAAACAGAGCATATCAATGTATGAGCCCAGAGGGATTCACGGAATGGGGGTAACCTATGCCACTACTCCTATGGGTGCAGATCATACTGCCGGCTGGGTTCTCAATTTCAATCTTGAAGTTATGGGAGGGACTCTGGACCCGCATAAGCCTGACGGTCAGGTGGATATCTCCAAGCAGATACAGGTTGTAACAGCCGCAATGGATTGCACAGGGCTTTGTATGTTTGTGAACATGGTGGTTGGGGGCACCCCCGAAGGAGGGCAGGGGTTTCTTGAAATGATGAGCGGTCTTTACGGAGCGGATTTGACTCTTGATGATGCAATAAAACTCGGGATTCAGGTTATCAAAACCGAAAGGGATTTCAATAAGGCAGCCGGTTTGACCAACCTTGACGACCGTTTGCCGGAATTTATGAAAGAGGAGAAGCTTCCTCCTCATAATGTAACCTTTACTGTTCCGGACGAGGAGCTGGACCGTATGTGGGGTGACCTTTAG
- a CDS encoding aldehyde dehydrogenase family protein, translated as MKNYQMFIGGQWVDALSGATFDDMNPYTGDVYAHVPKGDARDADRVMAAAYAARKQWAATPPLTRSQILYKAAQLLEAGRQEFADVLTQEGGGVFGKVMFEISQTVDLLETAAADSKRILGETFHNDLGKLSMTLRKPRGTVLAISPWNFPLILSMYKVAYSIATGNTVVLKPASETPVIGLKIGELFEKAGLPPGVLNVITGPGSILGDALIDDDRCSFVAITGETVTGRHVAMRAAAKLKQYTLELGGKNPLIILADADMEYAVKSAAFSAFLHQGEICMSVDRVIVEKSIVEEFSAGLAGLAAHLPVGDPSLPTTFIGPVISDNQIQSIDAHVKDAVAKGATLLTGGTYEGRLYNPTVLINITPDMRIYHEETFGPVTSIIPVNDEKEALEVANNTMYGLSAGVITRDLEKAIFLAEGLEAGMVHVNDGSIDADACCPFGGCKASGQGREGGRYSLEELTELKWVTIQKSKRMLPF; from the coding sequence ATGAAAAACTATCAGATGTTTATTGGTGGTCAGTGGGTGGATGCCTTGTCCGGGGCAACCTTTGATGACATGAACCCTTACACAGGGGATGTATATGCACACGTGCCAAAAGGGGATGCCAGGGATGCGGACCGTGTTATGGCTGCGGCCTATGCTGCCCGTAAACAATGGGCGGCAACACCTCCCTTGACGCGCTCACAGATTCTCTATAAGGCAGCTCAACTGCTCGAAGCTGGCAGGCAGGAGTTTGCAGATGTCCTAACTCAGGAAGGGGGTGGGGTTTTCGGCAAGGTCATGTTCGAGATTTCCCAAACAGTAGATCTCCTTGAGACTGCTGCTGCGGACAGCAAACGTATACTTGGCGAGACGTTCCATAACGACCTCGGTAAGCTTTCCATGACGCTCCGCAAGCCCAGAGGCACGGTGCTTGCCATTTCACCCTGGAATTTTCCGCTGATTCTCTCAATGTATAAAGTGGCCTACTCCATAGCGACGGGAAATACCGTTGTTTTGAAACCGGCAAGCGAAACGCCGGTTATCGGTCTTAAGATCGGGGAACTCTTCGAGAAGGCCGGACTTCCCCCCGGTGTCCTTAACGTCATAACAGGACCAGGAAGTATTCTCGGTGATGCGCTCATTGACGATGACCGCTGTTCCTTTGTTGCAATTACAGGCGAGACCGTTACAGGCCGCCATGTTGCCATGAGGGCTGCGGCAAAATTGAAGCAATATACCCTTGAGCTTGGTGGAAAAAACCCTCTTATTATTCTTGCCGACGCAGATATGGAATATGCCGTGAAGTCTGCAGCATTCAGCGCATTCCTGCACCAGGGTGAAATATGTATGTCCGTTGATCGTGTCATTGTGGAAAAATCTATAGTGGAGGAATTTTCAGCAGGATTGGCGGGATTGGCTGCACATCTGCCTGTCGGCGACCCCAGTCTCCCCACCACATTTATCGGCCCCGTGATCAGTGACAATCAGATTCAAAGTATTGATGCCCATGTGAAGGATGCAGTTGCCAAAGGTGCGACCCTTCTCACCGGAGGTACGTATGAAGGACGACTTTACAATCCCACAGTACTTATAAATATCACTCCCGATATGCGCATATATCATGAGGAGACCTTTGGCCCGGTTACCTCGATTATCCCGGTTAATGATGAAAAAGAAGCCCTTGAGGTTGCGAATAACACGATGTATGGACTCTCAGCAGGTGTCATAACCAGAGATCTGGAGAAGGCCATCTTTCTTGCAGAAGGCCTGGAAGCAGGCATGGTCCATGTCAACGACGGTTCTATTGATGCCGATGCATGCTGCCCCTTCGGCGGCTGCAAGGCAAGTGGTCAGGGTCGTGAAGGCGGCCGTTATTCGTTGGAGGAACTCACTGAACTGAAGTGGGTAACAATCCAGAAGTCAAAAAGGATGTTGCCGTTCTGA
- a CDS encoding response regulator transcription factor produces the protein MSIISIILADDHHIVRQGVKALLENDADFSVIGEASDGLKAVDLTVRLKPNVLVVDLMMPGLNGLEVTRQVSKLSPKTKILVLSMYMNEPYVIEALRNGAYGYVLKESNISDLVHAIREVMAGRHYLSPPLSERAIGTYLEQTKDTVLDPYNTLSTREREVLHLAIEGYSNADIAAKLFISSRTAETHRANMMRKLSLHTQTDLIKYALKKGMLPTEDLV, from the coding sequence ATGAGCATAATCAGTATTATCCTTGCCGATGATCACCATATTGTACGACAAGGAGTAAAAGCATTACTTGAAAATGATGCAGATTTTTCGGTGATTGGCGAAGCCAGTGATGGTTTAAAAGCAGTAGACCTTACCGTGCGTCTGAAACCAAATGTATTAGTAGTAGATTTAATGATGCCCGGTTTGAACGGACTCGAGGTAACACGTCAAGTTTCAAAGCTTTCCCCAAAAACAAAGATTCTCGTTCTGTCCATGTATATGAATGAGCCTTACGTTATTGAGGCATTACGAAATGGTGCATATGGTTATGTTCTTAAGGAATCCAACATATCTGATCTGGTCCATGCTATCCGTGAGGTTATGGCAGGTCGCCATTATCTCAGTCCCCCGCTCTCAGAGCGTGCCATAGGCACCTATCTGGAGCAGACAAAAGACACTGTTCTCGATCCCTATAATACGTTGAGTACCCGTGAGAGAGAAGTTCTCCACCTTGCCATAGAAGGTTATAGCAACGCCGATATTGCTGCTAAGCTTTTCATAAGTTCCCGAACAGCGGAAACACACAGGGCAAATATGATGCGGAAGCTTAGCCTTCACACCCAGACTGACCTTATCAAATACGCCCTGAAAAAGGGCATGCTTCCAACCGAAGATTTGGTATAA
- a CDS encoding PAS domain S-box protein, which translates to MFKRKEDISRPMQQGLQDLHRKQDKAVEGKSGCKPTHEMMQVSETDYRAIFNALYDAVFVHDLEGKIVDVNDKMLEIYRCTREETIGLSIVPDFTAPDNTMGDYQPVLWQKVMAGEDQFFEWKARRPSDGSTLDVEVALTKLPLPDGDFILASIHDITERKRVQGELTVTRNYLNTVFNKIHDAVFVHDLMGKIVDVNDKMLEIYRCTREEAVGLSIVPDFAAPDNTMGDYQPVLWQKVMVGEDQFFEWKARRPSDGSTLDVEVALTKLPLPEGDFILASVHDITERKRFERELTDTKCYLDTVFNNIHDAVFVNDVNGKVLDVNDKMLEMYQFTTRAEALKYMIIPDYTTPDGRPDFPAIWKRVLEGEDGTFECRGRRPKDGYEFDVEVFLTKLPLPDGNSILASVRDISARKKVERELTATKDYLNTVFNNIHDAVFIHDVDGKVIDVNDKMLDMYKSTREEAIGRLITVDYTSPDGRPDMPAIWKKVMSGEDQFLECKGRRPKDGYVFDVEVFLNKLSLPEGDFVLAVIREITERKRVEKELLATKDYLKTVFNNIHDAVFIHDINGKVIDVNKTMLDRYRCTREEAIGRLITVDYTVPDGRPDFSVIWKKVMSGEDQFLECKGRRPKDGYVFDVEVFLNKLSLPEGDFILASTRDITERKRMEELVFKEREVFFSVMKNNPHGIALFDDNDRFAYFNPEFTRITGYTIEDLPTIRDWARMAYRDPEYRERVAKFWKADRLQEGRGKDVEFRIDCKDGQYKDIEFRITYLGDRNLIVLTDVTARKKAEEELRAEKQRFQTISESSPVGMVMIGADDTFKYVNPKFKEIFGYDLIDIPNLRDWVTLAYPDPFYRDEVVSEWIALKSIEPGEGRPYTRKVMCKDGMMKHINFIPVQLGAGEILMTCEDITKSKEAEDRIRERNLELEVLNDIITSVSSSLHLPEILETLKNVFIDKLHIKTGGIFFYNEVTHRISMEMSWGVPFAMLHDFETFAVDSYGTGMVMQKSESTVVKSHVYPIQSNDSLSNEFRRIWQSSFCIPLEAKNEIQGMIFLIDKEFGKFQASQIAFFRTLGKQIGVATQNARLFEQVKQSHAQMKALSLKLVEVQEAERRYLARELHDEIGQQLTGLKFALEMNALQSAGETKAGLMNAQSMVNKLVAIVRELSLNLRPSMLDDLGLLLTLPWHFERFTSRMNIHVVFEHMGLSDKKFPLEMETAVFRIIQEALTNVARHAKVNEATVRLWSDEAVLGVQIEDHGVGFNPEAVLKTGNTSGLNGMRERAVLLGGHFTIEAHPGAGTRLSAEFPISSLQSGES; encoded by the coding sequence ATGTTTAAAAGGAAAGAAGATATATCCCGACCAATGCAGCAGGGATTGCAGGATTTACATAGAAAGCAAGACAAAGCAGTGGAAGGGAAATCAGGTTGTAAACCCACCCATGAGATGATGCAGGTATCAGAGACCGACTATCGGGCTATCTTTAATGCCCTATATGATGCGGTCTTCGTCCATGATCTTGAAGGTAAGATCGTAGACGTCAACGATAAGATGCTCGAGATCTATCGGTGCACCCGTGAAGAGACCATCGGACTTTCCATTGTTCCCGATTTTACAGCTCCCGACAATACCATGGGGGACTATCAACCTGTTCTTTGGCAAAAGGTTATGGCAGGAGAAGATCAGTTCTTTGAATGGAAAGCAAGGCGTCCAAGTGACGGCTCCACCCTTGATGTAGAAGTGGCGCTAACGAAACTTCCGCTGCCCGATGGGGATTTTATCCTTGCAAGCATACACGATATTACGGAGCGTAAACGGGTCCAAGGGGAACTGACTGTTACCAGGAACTATCTTAATACGGTCTTCAACAAGATCCATGATGCGGTCTTTGTCCATGATCTTATGGGGAAGATCGTGGACGTCAACGACAAGATGCTTGAGATCTATCGGTGTACCCGTGAAGAGGCCGTCGGCCTTTCCATCGTCCCGGATTTTGCAGCCCCCGATAATACCATGGGAGACTATCAGCCTGTTCTCTGGCAAAAGGTGATGGTCGGAGAAGACCAGTTCTTTGAGTGGAAAGCAAGGCGTCCAAGCGACGGTTCCACCCTTGACGTGGAGGTGGCGCTAACGAAACTTCCGCTGCCTGAGGGGGATTTTATCCTTGCAAGCGTACACGATATTACAGAAAGAAAACGGTTTGAACGGGAACTCACGGACACCAAATGTTATCTGGATACGGTCTTCAATAATATACACGATGCGGTCTTTGTTAATGATGTTAACGGAAAGGTCTTAGACGTTAATGACAAAATGCTTGAAATGTATCAGTTCACCACCCGCGCCGAGGCATTAAAATATATGATCATCCCGGACTATACTACCCCGGATGGGCGTCCGGATTTTCCCGCAATCTGGAAGAGAGTTCTGGAAGGGGAAGACGGGACTTTCGAATGCAGGGGTAGACGGCCGAAGGATGGCTATGAGTTCGACGTGGAGGTGTTTTTAACGAAGCTGCCGCTACCTGACGGCAATTCGATTCTTGCGAGCGTCCGTGACATTAGCGCCCGTAAAAAGGTCGAGCGAGAGCTCACGGCCACCAAAGATTATCTGAATACGGTATTCAACAATATACACGATGCGGTCTTTATTCATGATGTTGACGGTAAAGTGATAGATGTCAACGATAAAATGCTGGATATGTATAAAAGCACCCGGGAAGAAGCCATAGGGCGTTTGATTACTGTGGACTACACTTCGCCCGATGGGCGTCCGGATATGCCTGCTATCTGGAAGAAAGTCATGTCAGGCGAAGACCAGTTCCTTGAGTGCAAAGGCAGACGACCAAAGGACGGTTATGTATTTGATGTGGAGGTATTCTTAAATAAGTTGTCTCTCCCTGAGGGAGATTTTGTCCTTGCAGTTATCCGTGAAATCACAGAACGTAAAAGGGTGGAAAAAGAACTTCTTGCCACCAAAGATTATCTGAAAACTGTCTTTAATAATATACATGATGCTGTTTTTATTCATGATATTAATGGAAAGGTGATTGATGTAAACAAAACAATGCTGGATAGATATAGATGCACCCGCGAAGAAGCAATAGGTCGTTTGATTACTGTGGACTACACTGTGCCCGATGGGCGTCCGGATTTTTCTGTCATCTGGAAGAAGGTTATGTCCGGTGAAGACCAGTTCCTTGAGTGTAAAGGCAGACGACCAAAGGACGGCTATGTATTTGATGTGGAGGTATTCTTAAATAAGTTGTCTCTCCCTGAGGGAGATTTTATCCTTGCCAGCACCCGTGATATCACGGAACGTAAACGTATGGAAGAACTCGTTTTCAAGGAAAGAGAAGTCTTCTTCTCTGTAATGAAGAACAATCCCCATGGCATTGCTTTATTTGATGATAATGACAGGTTTGCATATTTCAACCCTGAATTTACGAGGATTACCGGATATACTATCGAGGACCTTCCAACAATTAGAGATTGGGCTCGAATGGCCTATCGTGACCCGGAATACAGAGAGAGGGTTGCAAAGTTCTGGAAGGCCGACAGATTACAGGAAGGGCGCGGTAAAGATGTAGAATTCAGGATAGATTGCAAGGACGGACAATATAAGGATATAGAGTTCCGGATAACCTATCTGGGCGACAGGAACCTTATTGTTCTCACTGATGTTACAGCACGTAAAAAGGCAGAAGAAGAACTAAGGGCGGAAAAACAGAGATTTCAAACCATTTCGGAGAGTTCACCTGTAGGCATGGTAATGATAGGTGCTGATGATACATTCAAATACGTGAATCCAAAATTTAAAGAAATATTCGGTTACGATCTTATTGATATACCCAATTTAAGAGATTGGGTTACGCTGGCGTATCCTGATCCATTTTATCGTGACGAGGTTGTGTCGGAATGGATTGCTTTGAAATCAATAGAGCCTGGTGAAGGAAGGCCGTATACGAGGAAGGTGATGTGCAAGGACGGCATGATGAAACACATCAATTTCATTCCTGTGCAACTGGGGGCCGGTGAAATATTAATGACCTGTGAGGATATTACGAAGAGTAAGGAAGCTGAAGACCGAATCAGAGAAAGAAACCTGGAGCTGGAGGTTTTAAACGATATTATTACATCTGTCAGTAGCTCTCTCCACCTGCCCGAAATTCTGGAGACCCTAAAGAATGTATTTATTGATAAATTGCATATTAAAACAGGCGGTATTTTCTTCTACAATGAAGTTACCCACAGGATCAGCATGGAAATGTCCTGGGGGGTGCCTTTTGCCATGCTCCATGATTTCGAAACCTTTGCAGTAGACTCCTATGGCACTGGAATGGTTATGCAGAAAAGTGAAAGCACCGTTGTGAAAAGTCACGTCTATCCTATACAATCGAATGATTCGCTTAGCAATGAATTCCGCCGTATATGGCAAAGTTCTTTCTGCATTCCCCTTGAGGCAAAGAACGAAATCCAGGGCATGATATTCCTTATAGATAAAGAATTCGGCAAATTTCAAGCCAGCCAGATAGCCTTTTTCAGAACCCTCGGAAAACAAATCGGAGTTGCTACACAGAACGCACGTCTTTTTGAACAGGTAAAGCAATCTCATGCGCAGATGAAAGCGCTTTCTTTAAAACTGGTTGAAGTGCAGGAGGCTGAACGTAGATATCTTGCACGGGAACTGCACGATGAAATAGGTCAGCAATTGACCGGCCTTAAATTTGCTCTCGAAATGAATGCTCTGCAATCAGCAGGAGAAACAAAGGCAGGTTTGATGAATGCCCAATCAATGGTGAATAAGCTGGTGGCTATTGTTCGTGAGTTGTCACTAAATTTGAGGCCATCGATGCTTGATGATCTCGGTCTTCTCCTCACACTGCCCTGGCACTTTGAACGCTTTACCAGCCGGATGAATATTCATGTGGTATTCGAGCACATGGGTCTCAGCGACAAGAAGTTCCCCCTTGAAATGGAGACGGCAGTTTTTAGAATTATACAGGAGGCATTGACCAATGTTGCCCGTCATGCTAAGGTAAACGAGGCCACAGTGCGTTTGTGGTCTGACGAGGCAGTGTTGGGGGTACAGATCGAAGACCATGGTGTTGGTTTTAACCCTGAGGCCGTATTGAAAACAGGCAACACAAGCGGCTTGAATGGGATGCGTGAACGGGCAGTATTATTGGGAGGCCACTTTACTATTGAAGCTCACCCTGGTGCCGGTACCCGTCTTTCGGCTGAGTTTCCGATAAGCTCACTACAAAGCGGAGAATCATGA
- a CDS encoding rod shape-determining protein — MIDYFSKLFGFFSTHLAMDLGTANTLIYMKEEGVVLNEPSVVAMDNVNGKVIAVGRDAKEYIGRTPPNISAIRPLKDGVIADFDVTKAMIKYFLMVVRKDRKISKPKMVVGVPSGITQVEKKAVVDACFHVGIRDVFLIEEPMAAAIGSQLPIEKPMGNMVVDIGGGTTEVAIISLSATAYSESLRVAGDELDESIVRYLQKKHQLSIGLIAAEKIKMEAASIYPMNYRNIPVSIVGKDMLTGIPKILKISEEEIREAIEEPVAAIVDAVRRALEKLPPEFVSDLNETGMILTGGGALLKGLDQRIEAETGIRVKINDEPLLSVVMGAGQALEDMKRYKRVFIN, encoded by the coding sequence ATGATTGATTATTTTAGTAAATTATTTGGTTTTTTCTCCACACATCTTGCGATGGATCTCGGTACGGCAAATACGCTCATTTATATGAAAGAAGAAGGTGTTGTGCTTAATGAACCTTCGGTAGTAGCAATGGACAACGTTAATGGAAAGGTCATTGCTGTCGGCAGGGATGCCAAGGAATATATCGGGAGAACGCCCCCTAATATCAGTGCAATAAGGCCCTTGAAGGATGGGGTAATTGCGGATTTCGACGTTACAAAGGCCATGATAAAGTATTTTCTTATGGTCGTCAGAAAGGACAGAAAGATTTCAAAACCGAAAATGGTGGTTGGAGTACCTTCCGGGATTACACAGGTGGAAAAGAAAGCTGTCGTAGACGCCTGTTTTCATGTTGGAATCAGGGATGTATTCCTTATTGAGGAGCCGATGGCTGCTGCAATCGGTTCGCAACTGCCCATTGAGAAACCAATGGGGAATATGGTTGTCGACATAGGAGGAGGAACAACAGAGGTGGCCATTATAAGCCTTTCTGCTACAGCGTATAGCGAATCTCTGAGGGTTGCCGGGGATGAGCTTGATGAATCGATTGTGAGATATCTTCAGAAAAAACACCAGTTATCCATTGGTTTAATTGCCGCTGAAAAGATTAAGATGGAGGCAGCCTCAATATATCCGATGAATTACAGAAATATTCCTGTGAGTATTGTTGGAAAAGATATGCTGACCGGAATACCAAAAATCTTAAAGATATCAGAGGAAGAGATAAGGGAAGCCATTGAAGAACCCGTTGCCGCAATTGTTGATGCAGTAAGGAGGGCTCTGGAAAAATTACCGCCGGAATTTGTTTCTGATTTAAATGAGACGGGTATGATATTAACCGGCGGAGGGGCCTTGCTGAAAGGACTTGACCAGAGAATTGAGGCAGAGACAGGGATAAGAGTAAAAATAAACGATGAACCGTTGCTGTCTGTAGTTATGGGTGCCGGACAGGCCCTGGAGGATATGAAAAGATACAAAAGAGTATTTATTAATTGA
- a CDS encoding diguanylate cyclase, giving the protein MSILLDGFSNLIFNIYEAFTVALFFKEHSSLKCLSSITFANSFDKNKDILIEGTLPGWVIKHNEPLIIPNFDKDEDTLGYYNSAEGIKSFMGYPLEGKGVIVVDSKKKWVFTDKEKKILGAFASMLHKEIEREKRTLDMEESIEELYAERRIVNLFNELNLSRISLNELFTECLDLSGADLCFICIEKSGKMFIHDFFGIDSDGYIKKECTLGASIASMVMEGGRELLLPYNSRLLREKPLFFSGESLKAKQFFGFPLITDDITIGITGYVSVSDKNLSERSIGILRNVSALLSLYCSSLWMKENLERLRDFEPITDSIQFPVFLEILENMTKKGDKFSLLSLKLQNMRLFNKHMGLSYTNDLLKKVFKIIRYCVGGQAFITRKGGGHFYVLLKSDERVDLQNIMRILGYTIKKSVAEENIPDISGGIETGIAKFPEDGIVSIWELLNRAEGRNDR; this is encoded by the coding sequence ATGAGCATCCTGCTGGACGGTTTTTCAAACCTTATATTCAACATATACGAGGCTTTTACAGTGGCATTGTTTTTTAAAGAACATTCCAGTTTGAAATGTCTTTCATCAATAACGTTCGCTAACAGTTTTGATAAAAACAAGGATATACTCATCGAAGGGACACTCCCCGGGTGGGTGATCAAGCATAATGAGCCTCTTATCATCCCCAATTTTGACAAAGATGAGGATACCCTCGGATATTATAACTCGGCAGAAGGCATCAAATCTTTTATGGGATACCCTCTTGAAGGTAAAGGAGTTATTGTTGTTGACAGCAAGAAAAAATGGGTCTTTACCGATAAGGAAAAGAAGATACTCGGTGCTTTTGCTTCCATGCTCCATAAAGAGATCGAAAGGGAAAAGAGAACTCTCGATATGGAAGAAAGTATTGAAGAATTATATGCAGAAAGAAGAATTGTAAACCTCTTCAACGAGCTGAATCTTTCAAGGATTTCTTTAAATGAATTGTTTACGGAGTGCCTGGACCTTTCCGGAGCCGATTTATGTTTTATCTGTATTGAAAAAAGCGGCAAGATGTTTATCCATGATTTTTTTGGAATTGATTCAGACGGATATATAAAAAAAGAATGTACCCTGGGCGCCAGTATCGCCTCTATGGTTATGGAAGGTGGAAGAGAACTCCTGCTTCCTTATAATAGTAGGCTTTTGAGGGAAAAACCGTTATTTTTTTCCGGAGAGTCTTTAAAGGCAAAGCAGTTTTTCGGTTTTCCATTGATTACGGATGATATTACAATAGGCATTACAGGGTATGTTTCTGTTTCAGATAAGAATTTAAGTGAGCGATCAATAGGCATTTTAAGAAATGTTTCAGCACTTCTGTCTCTGTATTGTTCTTCTTTGTGGATGAAGGAAAACCTGGAAAGATTAAGGGATTTTGAACCGATAACAGATTCCATCCAATTCCCGGTTTTTCTTGAAATACTTGAAAATATGACGAAAAAAGGAGACAAATTTTCTTTGCTTTCCCTTAAGCTGCAAAATATGCGTTTGTTTAATAAACATATGGGTTTAAGCTATACGAATGATCTTTTAAAAAAGGTTTTTAAAATTATAAGGTATTGCGTCGGAGGGCAAGCGTTTATCACAAGAAAAGGCGGCGGTCATTTTTATGTGTTATTAAAAAGCGATGAGAGGGTGGATTTACAAAATATTATGAGGATTTTGGGCTATACTATTAAAAAAAGTGTTGCAGAGGAAAATATCCCGGATATTTCAGGTGGTATAGAAACAGGAATAGCAAAGTTCCCCGAAGATGGCATAGTAAGTATCTGGGAACTTCTCAATAGAGCTGAAGGAAGAAATGATCGTTAA